One part of the Candidatus Aquiluna sp. UB-MaderosW2red genome encodes these proteins:
- a CDS encoding N-formylglutamate amidohydrolase — translation MNWNLIPGDSLSPVIIHVPHASTHIPDHIAQQLLLSAQELQQELDLMTDGLTDQLARLASQKAKVTPWIFENTLSRLVFDPERFPDDTEVMNQVGMGVVYSKTSDQKPLRDIPESESQEVIDTYFKPYSLAFQALVAERLEALGHVVIIDLHSYPVVASDYELYKESARPAVCLGVDDFHTPEALVALATGELSGLGDIDINTPFVGTYVPLVFYGKEPRVQSIMLELRRDTFLIAGVPGPSFEKTALAIAQLIDGLSSASQ, via the coding sequence ATGAACTGGAACCTAATACCCGGAGACTCACTATCTCCCGTGATCATTCACGTCCCACACGCAAGCACTCACATCCCCGATCACATAGCCCAGCAGTTGCTGCTCTCGGCCCAAGAGCTGCAGCAGGAGTTGGACCTAATGACCGATGGGCTAACCGATCAGTTGGCAAGACTCGCTTCTCAAAAAGCCAAGGTGACTCCTTGGATCTTTGAGAACACGCTCTCTAGGTTGGTGTTTGATCCTGAGCGATTCCCAGATGACACCGAGGTTATGAACCAGGTTGGCATGGGGGTTGTTTACTCAAAGACCAGTGACCAGAAGCCTTTGCGTGATATCCCCGAATCTGAATCTCAGGAGGTTATCGACACCTACTTCAAGCCGTATTCATTGGCCTTCCAAGCGCTCGTTGCCGAGCGCCTGGAAGCATTGGGCCATGTTGTGATTATTGACCTGCATTCATATCCTGTTGTGGCATCGGATTATGAGCTCTATAAAGAATCAGCAAGACCGGCAGTTTGTCTCGGGGTTGATGACTTTCACACCCCAGAAGCTCTTGTTGCCCTCGCCACCGGAGAGCTGTCTGGTTTAGGGGACATTGACATAAACACTCCTTTTGTTGGTACTTATGTGCCGCTTGTGTTTTATGGCAAAGAGCCCAGGGTGCAGTCGATCATGTTGGAGCTAAGAAGAGACACCTTTTTGATTGCTGGTGTCCCTGGACCAAGCTTTGAGAAAACGGCGCTCGCCATCGCACAGCTGATTGATGGGCTCAGTAGCGCCAGCCAGTAG
- a CDS encoding DNA cytosine methyltransferase codes for MQDVRRTGELSGFIGGPSCPDFSVAGKNAGSEDETGRLSKSYLDLTI; via the coding sequence ATTCAAGATGTGAGAAGAACTGGCGAATTATCTGGGTTCATCGGAGGGCCTTCCTGCCCAGATTTCTCCGTTGCTGGCAAAAATGCAGGAAGTGAGGATGAGACTGGGAGGCTGTCTAAGTCTTATCTTGACCTGACGATTTGA
- a CDS encoding N-formylglutamate amidohydrolase — translation MNWSIVTGDSLSPVIIHVPHASTNIPDHIAQQLLLSANELQQELDLMTDGLTDQLARLASQRARAKPWIFENKLSRLVFDPERFPDDTEVMNQVN, via the coding sequence ATGAACTGGAGCATAGTCACTGGAGACTCTTTGTCTCCAGTGATCATTCACGTTCCTCACGCAAGCACCAATATCCCCGATCACATAGCCCAGCAGTTGCTGCTCTCAGCCAATGAGCTGCAGCAAGAGTTAGATCTGATGACCGATGGGCTAACCGATCAGTTGGCAAGACTCGCTTCTCAAAGAGCCAGGGCGAAGCCTTGGATCTTTGAGAACAAGCTTTCTCGTTTGGTTTTTGACCCGGAACGATTCCCAGATGACACCGAAGTTATGAACCAGGTGAATTGA
- a CDS encoding HNH endonuclease yields MSYWWVNQKQTHRQEIAGGFMWSPKKNADGGKNPYYDFMTQIQPGDIVFSFANADIIAIGVATSIAYTANKPTDFGNAGATWSQDGWAVDVDFQRAESPITPKLHMNLIAPLLPEKYSPIRANGNGNQVYLTSISAELGSLLLGLLGSPELNSEVTNLEDLAFDEQEQLIIQDSMLDQTMKASLVLARRGQGKFRKRVEFFEGSCRVTGVTSSKLLIASHIKPWATSSNEERLNGHNGLFLSPHIDKLFDSGLMSFEDSGEMLFSDTLDVDVLTRWKIDPTKKVKKFGQDQAYFLEHHRESVFQQS; encoded by the coding sequence ATGTCTTATTGGTGGGTAAACCAAAAACAGACTCACCGGCAAGAGATTGCCGGTGGCTTTATGTGGTCACCAAAGAAGAATGCAGATGGTGGCAAGAACCCCTATTACGACTTTATGACCCAAATTCAGCCAGGTGACATTGTTTTTTCATTTGCCAATGCCGACATAATCGCAATCGGTGTTGCAACATCGATTGCCTACACAGCCAATAAGCCAACAGACTTTGGTAATGCTGGAGCAACCTGGTCCCAGGATGGCTGGGCGGTGGATGTTGATTTTCAAAGAGCAGAAAGCCCAATCACTCCGAAGCTCCACATGAATCTAATTGCCCCACTACTTCCCGAGAAGTACTCGCCGATTCGGGCCAATGGAAACGGCAATCAGGTCTACCTGACTTCAATCTCAGCTGAACTTGGTTCGCTCTTGCTTGGCCTACTGGGTTCCCCAGAACTGAATTCTGAAGTTACAAACCTTGAAGATTTGGCATTCGACGAGCAAGAGCAACTCATAATCCAAGACAGCATGCTGGATCAAACAATGAAGGCCTCTTTAGTTCTTGCAAGACGAGGTCAAGGAAAGTTCAGAAAGCGAGTTGAGTTCTTCGAAGGAAGCTGCCGAGTGACTGGGGTCACTTCATCAAAACTTCTAATCGCCAGCCATATTAAACCCTGGGCAACCTCTTCAAACGAAGAAAGGCTTAATGGGCACAACGGCCTATTCCTCTCCCCTCACATAGACAAACTTTTTGACTCAGGACTGATGTCCTTTGAAGACAGCGGGGAAATGCTCTTCTCTGACACTTTAGATGTCGATGTACTAACCCGCTGGAAGATTGACCCAACTAAGAAGGTAAAGAAGTTCGGTCAGGACCAGGCTTACTTCCTGGAGCATCACAGGGAATCAGTGTTTCAGCAGAGCTGA
- a CDS encoding BtpA/SgcQ family protein: MNTWLDDMFSVKKPVIAMLHLSALPGDPGFDQTAGMAAVISRAARELEALQSGGVDGVMFSNEFSLPYLTKTEPITAIAMANVIGQLSREIQVPFGVNVLWDGVASIDLAAASGAKFVREIFTGVYASDFGLWNTNVGQAARHRSRIGAGDVKLLFNIVPESATYLAHRDIEQVTKTTVFATLPDALCVSGLTAGSSTDSQVLIKVKNAAANVPVIVNTGMRADNAAEQLSVADAAVVGTFFKKDGAFKNEVDRARVAELMSAVKALRLRLQG; the protein is encoded by the coding sequence ATGAACACCTGGCTAGACGACATGTTCAGTGTCAAAAAACCTGTTATTGCGATGCTTCATCTTTCGGCGCTTCCTGGAGATCCAGGATTTGATCAAACAGCCGGCATGGCTGCAGTGATTTCACGAGCGGCCCGAGAGCTTGAGGCCCTTCAGTCTGGCGGGGTCGATGGCGTGATGTTTTCAAACGAGTTCAGCCTTCCGTATTTGACCAAGACGGAACCCATCACTGCCATAGCAATGGCGAATGTGATTGGGCAGCTATCGAGGGAGATCCAAGTTCCCTTTGGAGTGAACGTTCTGTGGGACGGGGTGGCATCAATTGACCTCGCTGCAGCTTCAGGAGCAAAATTTGTTCGAGAAATCTTCACGGGAGTTTATGCCAGCGATTTTGGTCTGTGGAACACCAATGTTGGGCAAGCAGCCCGTCACCGATCACGGATTGGAGCAGGAGATGTCAAGCTGTTATTCAATATTGTTCCAGAATCTGCTACCTATCTGGCGCACAGAGACATCGAACAAGTGACGAAGACTACTGTATTTGCAACTCTGCCCGACGCTTTGTGTGTTTCCGGTCTGACAGCCGGCTCATCAACCGACAGTCAAGTGCTCATAAAAGTTAAGAACGCGGCGGCGAATGTGCCAGTAATCGTGAATACCGGGATGCGGGCGGATAACGCCGCTGAGCAGTTGAGTGTCGCTGATGCTGCTGTGGTAGGTACATTTTTCAAAAAAGATGGGGCGTTCAAGAACGAGGTGGACCGGGCGAGGGTTGCTGAATTAATGTCGGCCGTAAAGGCACTCCGGCTAAGACTTCAAGGGTAG
- a CDS encoding DeoR/GlpR family DNA-binding transcription regulator has translation MDVKERRKFIAEQVATLGEVEFAQLAEICDVSEMTIRRDIETLEQAGALRRVVGGAIAVGGTAQEPPFQSRASIAAKEKEHIARAVVDLLSSGETVILDSGSTVLSVAREIRRRAITLTVITPSVLVALELSDCDAIDVHLLGGLLRPGELSLIGPDTVEQLNQFNCDTAVLGVAGVDLAGGISDYHRDEAYVKKAAIRAARRTIVAADHSKLGRSSLIKIAGLEEISVIVTDGSLLHPTLVEAQARGVSVTAVQPKEEVSP, from the coding sequence ATGGATGTTAAAGAGCGCAGAAAATTTATCGCCGAGCAAGTCGCAACTCTTGGTGAAGTGGAGTTTGCCCAACTTGCTGAAATTTGTGACGTCTCGGAAATGACCATTCGCCGAGATATTGAGACGTTGGAACAAGCAGGAGCCCTTCGGCGAGTGGTGGGAGGAGCCATTGCCGTCGGCGGAACAGCGCAAGAGCCCCCGTTCCAATCCCGTGCTTCTATTGCGGCGAAAGAAAAAGAACATATCGCCCGTGCCGTCGTGGACTTGCTTTCTTCCGGGGAGACGGTCATCTTAGATAGTGGGAGCACTGTGCTGAGCGTAGCGCGGGAAATTCGTCGTCGAGCAATCACCTTGACCGTCATTACACCCAGCGTCCTTGTCGCACTTGAGCTGTCCGATTGTGATGCGATCGATGTCCACCTTCTCGGCGGCTTGCTTCGACCAGGCGAACTAAGCCTCATTGGTCCCGACACCGTCGAGCAACTAAATCAATTCAATTGCGACACTGCGGTGCTTGGGGTTGCTGGTGTAGATCTTGCAGGGGGCATCTCGGACTATCACCGTGACGAAGCGTATGTGAAAAAAGCCGCGATACGTGCTGCTCGAAGGACGATTGTCGCAGCTGATCACTCGAAACTTGGCCGCTCGTCGTTGATCAAAATCGCGGGACTCGAGGAGATCTCGGTGATCGTGACCGATGGAAGCCTCCTGCACCCCACTCTTGTAGAGGCTCAGGCACGCGGAGTCTCGGTCACCGCAGTGCAGCCGAAAGAAGAAGTATCGCCATGA
- a CDS encoding FGGY-family carbohydrate kinase: MTQFTIGIDIGTTGTKSILFEAGKGVVATANADTTLHSPQAGWAEADTAQWLSNVYSSVRELLETTGCDPRQVLGISTTGMVPAVVLIDETGSPLSRAVLQNDARAIVEIAAVAAELQSLDVVEETGSPLSQQSLAPTLRWFQQHEPDIWSRTKKVLGSYDWVLMALGAEVHVERNWALESGLFHIDGRIHEDILAAARIQPSLLPPVVSAGEVVGALSEESAEAMGLLPGTPLIVGGADHVLSAYSAGVSQEGDWLVKLGGAGDILVATNKPLVDKRLYLDAHPIEGTWLPNGCMATSGSLLRWFQELTQIEDLARMDDEAEACLPAEVLCLPYFLGEKSPLHDPDLRGVFFGMHLGTTRAEMYRSVLEAIAFGFRHHVEVLKERGIRFDRAMVTNGGSKSTLWKQIHADILGVEMHPVIDHPGASLGAAVIAGVGVGVLDSLASIRNYVRLGDAIHPNLNKTAIYNVAYAQWRELATVTTPVAHQLSERTRR, from the coding sequence ATGACACAGTTCACAATCGGAATCGACATTGGAACCACAGGAACCAAGTCCATACTTTTTGAGGCGGGCAAGGGGGTCGTGGCCACGGCAAATGCCGACACCACGTTGCACTCACCACAGGCTGGGTGGGCTGAGGCCGATACTGCTCAATGGCTTAGCAACGTCTACTCCAGCGTCCGCGAACTACTGGAGACAACCGGATGCGACCCTCGGCAGGTTCTTGGCATATCCACCACTGGGATGGTTCCTGCGGTCGTGCTTATAGATGAGACCGGTTCCCCGCTTTCTCGTGCAGTGCTCCAAAACGATGCCCGAGCAATTGTTGAAATAGCAGCCGTGGCAGCAGAGTTGCAGAGCCTGGATGTTGTGGAGGAAACCGGATCACCGCTTAGCCAGCAGTCGCTTGCTCCGACACTTCGTTGGTTTCAGCAGCACGAGCCAGACATTTGGTCCCGGACCAAAAAAGTCCTCGGCAGTTACGACTGGGTCCTGATGGCACTCGGTGCAGAGGTCCACGTGGAAAGAAACTGGGCGCTCGAATCCGGGCTCTTCCACATAGATGGCCGTATTCACGAGGACATACTCGCCGCCGCACGGATCCAGCCTTCGTTGTTGCCACCGGTGGTGTCCGCCGGAGAAGTGGTAGGAGCTTTGAGCGAGGAAAGTGCTGAGGCGATGGGACTTTTGCCGGGAACCCCGCTCATCGTGGGTGGAGCAGATCACGTCCTATCGGCCTATAGCGCGGGGGTATCTCAAGAGGGTGACTGGCTCGTGAAGTTGGGTGGGGCGGGAGACATTCTCGTCGCCACTAATAAGCCTCTGGTCGACAAGCGCCTTTACCTCGATGCCCACCCTATTGAGGGCACGTGGCTCCCCAACGGGTGCATGGCGACCAGCGGTAGCTTGCTCCGCTGGTTTCAAGAACTTACCCAGATTGAGGATTTAGCTCGGATGGACGATGAAGCTGAGGCCTGCCTGCCCGCGGAGGTTTTATGTTTGCCGTACTTTTTGGGGGAAAAGAGTCCCCTACATGACCCGGATTTGCGAGGTGTGTTCTTTGGAATGCACCTGGGCACGACTCGAGCGGAGATGTATCGATCGGTGCTAGAGGCGATTGCTTTTGGCTTCCGCCACCACGTCGAGGTGCTCAAGGAACGTGGCATTCGATTTGACCGAGCGATGGTCACCAACGGTGGAAGTAAGTCAACGCTCTGGAAGCAGATCCACGCCGACATTTTAGGCGTTGAAATGCATCCAGTCATCGATCACCCCGGGGCATCCCTTGGGGCAGCAGTGATTGCTGGTGTGGGAGTAGGAGTGCTTGACTCACTCGCATCCATTAGAAATTACGTACGCCTCGGAGACGCTATCCATCCGAACTTGAACAAAACCGCCATCTACAACGTGGCCTATGCGCAGTGGCGAGAGCTTGCCACTGTCACCACACCCGTTGCACATCAGTTATCAGAAAGGACGAGGCGATGA
- a CDS encoding SDR family NAD(P)-dependent oxidoreductase, which translates to MTKTVVVTGGGSGIGRAICQELAALDWRVIVTDIRLDAADETKLLLAGDGHEAHGFDVTDHTAAHLLATDISSRHGLDAWVNNAGVSRMRRFVDITESEYDITLSVNLKGVFVCGQAAAKAMIQQGRGGKIVNTASMAGKQGGVPFLTDYVASKFGVIGLTQAMAFELSEHRINVNSVCPGFVATPMQDRELAWEAELKGSTVEEVRASWIADTPLGRLQEPGDVANVVGFLISNKSDFLTGESISANGGAYMD; encoded by the coding sequence ATGACAAAGACAGTAGTAGTAACCGGAGGAGGGTCCGGTATCGGGCGCGCAATTTGCCAAGAACTCGCGGCTCTTGATTGGCGAGTTATTGTCACCGACATCCGACTCGACGCGGCTGATGAAACCAAGCTGCTGCTAGCCGGGGATGGGCATGAAGCCCATGGTTTTGACGTGACAGATCACACTGCCGCACACCTGCTGGCCACTGACATATCATCGCGCCATGGGCTAGACGCCTGGGTGAATAATGCCGGGGTGTCTCGAATGCGTCGTTTTGTGGACATCACTGAATCTGAGTACGACATCACGCTATCCGTCAACCTCAAAGGGGTCTTCGTCTGCGGCCAAGCCGCTGCCAAGGCCATGATCCAGCAAGGCCGTGGTGGGAAAATCGTGAACACCGCATCGATGGCCGGCAAACAGGGTGGGGTCCCTTTTCTCACCGACTACGTAGCCTCCAAGTTCGGTGTGATTGGGCTTACTCAGGCAATGGCGTTTGAACTATCGGAACACCGAATTAACGTCAATTCAGTCTGCCCAGGGTTTGTTGCTACTCCCATGCAAGACCGAGAACTGGCATGGGAAGCGGAACTCAAAGGCAGCACCGTGGAGGAGGTACGCGCCTCATGGATAGCCGACACCCCCCTTGGTCGATTGCAAGAACCAGGCGATGTCGCCAATGTGGTTGGTTTCCTCATTAGCAACAAGTCAGATTTCCTCACCGGTGAATCCATTTCCGCAAATGGAGGCGCATACATGGATTGA